The following proteins are co-located in the Marinomonas profundi genome:
- a CDS encoding valine--tRNA ligase, translating into MEKTYQPQSIEQPIYQRWEEGGYFTPQGNGSPFSIMIPPPNVTGSLHMGHAFQHTLMDAMIRRERMKGSRTLWQPGCDHAGIATQMVVERQLAAQNITRHDLGREKFLEKVWQWKDQSGGTISDQMRVLGDSVAWDKERFTMDPGMSAAVQEVFVRLFDEGIIYRGQRLVNWDPVLHTAISDLEVVSEEENGFMWYFRYPLADGVKTADGKDYIVVATTRPETMFGDAAVAVAPDDERFTDLIGKFVDLPLVGRRIPIVADDYVDKEFGTGCVKITPAHDFNDYEVGKRHDMPLINILTDDAAINDVAPEKYHGMDRFDARKAVVADFDALGLLEKVVDHKLKVPRGERGNTVIEPYLTQQWYVAVESLAKPAIEAVENGDIQFVPKQWENTYFAWMRDLQDWCISRQLWWGHQIPAWYDADGKHYVGKSEEEVRAKYSLAADVELTQDEDVLDTWFSSALWTFATQGWPEETQDFAEFSESDVLVTGFDIIFFWVARMIMMTLKFTDKVPFKTVYITGLIRDERGDKMSKSKGNVIDPLDLINGIDIESLVAKRTYGMMQPRLAEKVEKNTRETYPEGIQPYGTDALRFTLCSLASGGRDIKFDLNRLEGYRNFCNKIWNATRYVLMNTEDQDCGQNGAEVELSLADKWIISRLQHAEEAVNRAFDTHRFDLAAQALYEFMWHEYCDWYLELSKPVLWDENATVAQLTGTRRTLVRVLEAFLRLAHPMMPFLTEEIWQRVAPLAGVEGETVMLGHYPQADEDKKDAQAEADVEWLKGVIEGIRNIRGEMNISPSKPLTILLRNGSEQDKARLEANLTFLQTLAKLGSVTWLNVGDEAPMSATALVGDMEVLVPMAGLIDKNAEIARLQKEIDKATKELERIQGKLSNDSFVAKAPVAVVEKERAKCDDLQLAVTKLEEQKISIESL; encoded by the coding sequence ATGGAAAAGACTTACCAACCTCAGAGTATTGAACAGCCTATTTATCAACGTTGGGAAGAGGGTGGTTACTTCACACCTCAAGGCAACGGTTCTCCATTTTCTATCATGATTCCCCCGCCAAATGTCACTGGCAGCTTGCACATGGGGCATGCTTTTCAGCACACCTTGATGGATGCCATGATTCGCCGCGAGCGAATGAAAGGCAGTCGTACGTTATGGCAGCCCGGTTGTGACCATGCGGGCATCGCGACGCAAATGGTGGTTGAACGCCAATTAGCGGCTCAGAATATTACTCGCCATGATCTTGGTCGTGAGAAATTCCTAGAAAAAGTCTGGCAATGGAAAGACCAATCTGGCGGTACGATTTCAGATCAAATGCGTGTGCTAGGCGATTCGGTTGCTTGGGATAAAGAGCGTTTCACCATGGACCCAGGCATGTCTGCTGCGGTTCAAGAAGTCTTTGTGCGGTTATTTGACGAAGGCATCATTTACCGTGGGCAACGTTTGGTAAATTGGGACCCGGTTTTACACACGGCTATTTCAGATTTAGAAGTGGTTTCCGAAGAAGAAAATGGCTTCATGTGGTACTTCCGTTACCCGCTGGCGGATGGCGTTAAAACCGCCGATGGTAAGGATTACATTGTTGTCGCCACGACGCGTCCAGAGACTATGTTTGGTGATGCGGCAGTGGCCGTTGCGCCAGATGACGAGCGCTTCACGGATCTTATCGGTAAATTTGTTGACTTGCCATTGGTGGGTCGTCGTATCCCCATTGTTGCTGACGACTATGTTGATAAAGAATTTGGTACGGGTTGCGTAAAAATTACCCCAGCTCATGATTTTAATGACTATGAAGTGGGTAAACGCCATGACATGCCATTGATCAATATCTTGACCGACGATGCTGCGATCAATGACGTTGCACCAGAAAAATACCATGGCATGGACCGTTTTGACGCCCGTAAAGCCGTAGTGGCGGATTTTGATGCGCTTGGCTTGCTTGAAAAAGTGGTTGATCACAAGTTAAAAGTGCCACGCGGTGAACGTGGTAATACGGTGATTGAACCCTATTTGACGCAACAATGGTATGTGGCGGTTGAGTCTCTTGCTAAGCCTGCGATCGAAGCGGTTGAAAACGGCGACATTCAATTTGTGCCTAAACAGTGGGAAAACACTTACTTTGCTTGGATGCGTGATTTGCAAGATTGGTGTATTTCTCGCCAGCTTTGGTGGGGACACCAGATTCCTGCTTGGTATGATGCGGACGGCAAACACTATGTTGGTAAGAGTGAAGAAGAAGTTCGTGCAAAATACAGTCTAGCGGCTGATGTTGAATTGACTCAAGATGAAGACGTATTAGACACTTGGTTCTCTTCTGCCCTTTGGACGTTTGCAACGCAAGGCTGGCCGGAAGAAACGCAAGACTTTGCCGAGTTCAGTGAGTCGGATGTGTTGGTCACGGGCTTTGATATTATTTTCTTCTGGGTTGCCAGAATGATTATGATGACGTTGAAGTTCACCGATAAGGTGCCTTTCAAAACAGTTTACATCACGGGGCTCATTCGTGACGAACGCGGCGACAAAATGTCCAAATCCAAAGGCAATGTTATTGATCCATTGGATTTGATTAATGGTATTGATATCGAGTCTTTGGTCGCGAAGCGTACTTACGGCATGATGCAGCCACGTTTGGCAGAAAAAGTCGAAAAGAATACTCGCGAAACCTACCCAGAAGGGATTCAGCCTTACGGCACCGATGCACTGCGTTTTACGCTTTGTTCATTGGCGTCTGGTGGTCGAGACATTAAGTTTGACCTTAATCGTCTTGAAGGTTACCGCAATTTCTGTAACAAAATCTGGAACGCCACTCGTTATGTGTTGATGAACACAGAGGATCAAGATTGTGGTCAAAATGGCGCTGAGGTTGAGTTGTCTTTGGCGGATAAGTGGATTATCTCTCGCTTACAACACGCAGAAGAGGCGGTAAATCGCGCCTTTGATACTCATCGTTTTGATTTGGCGGCTCAAGCGCTTTATGAATTCATGTGGCACGAATACTGTGATTGGTATTTGGAGCTGTCTAAGCCTGTGCTTTGGGACGAAAATGCCACGGTTGCACAATTGACTGGTACTCGTCGTACCTTGGTTCGCGTATTGGAAGCTTTCCTTCGCCTTGCTCATCCCATGATGCCATTCTTGACCGAAGAAATTTGGCAGCGCGTTGCGCCGCTAGCTGGCGTCGAAGGCGAGACCGTTATGTTGGGTCACTATCCACAAGCGGATGAAGATAAAAAAGACGCGCAAGCCGAAGCGGATGTGGAGTGGCTAAAAGGGGTTATCGAAGGTATTCGTAATATCCGTGGTGAAATGAATATTTCCCCTTCTAAACCACTGACTATTTTGCTCCGCAATGGTTCTGAGCAAGATAAAGCGCGTTTAGAGGCGAATTTAACCTTCTTGCAAACCTTGGCTAAGTTAGGGTCGGTTACTTGGTTAAATGTTGGTGATGAAGCGCCCATGTCTGCGACGGCATTAGTCGGCGACATGGAAGTGCTTGTGCCTATGGCTGGTTTGATCGATAAAAACGCTGAAATCGCCCGTTTGCAAAAAGAAATCGACAAAGCGACGAAAGAGCTCGAGCGCATTCAAGGTAAGCTTTCTAACGACAGCTTTGTGGCGAAGGCGCCAGTTGCCGTGGTAGAAAAAGAGCGCGCTAAGTGTGATGACTTACAGCTTGCTGTGACCAAGTTGGAAGAGCAAAAGATCAGTATTGAGTCGTTGTAA
- a CDS encoding cold-shock protein gives MERLTGKVKWFNDAKGVGFIKREEDGDVFVHYKSIACEGHKTLRKGQSVHFELSSTDFGVQAIDVRLEKEAQRASSGSSQPLENA, from the coding sequence ATGGAAAGGTTAACGGGAAAAGTGAAGTGGTTTAACGACGCCAAAGGCGTAGGTTTTATCAAGCGAGAAGAAGACGGTGATGTATTTGTTCATTACAAGTCGATTGCTTGCGAGGGTCATAAAACCCTTAGAAAAGGCCAGTCGGTTCATTTTGAGTTATCAAGCACGGACTTTGGTGTACAGGCGATCGATGTGCGCTTAGAGAAAGAGGCGCAACGTGCATCCTCTGGCTCTAGTCAACCTCTCGAAAACGCTTAG
- a CDS encoding leucyl aminopeptidase — MNMALFDRISTAQADLLVVFVPSEGDFAESTAWVDENANGQISQLRETGVFKGGVAQTLLLPGVSQDFAQAVLLVGIGKEAQLSDMQARKIIAAVAAQIKGLPFASVAVASAGLVLKNRSQADVLALVAQWLNEGFYNFLGFKKDDAEKTTKVKSLLLEGTDEAALAIGTATAKGSAFARQLGNLPGNVCTPSYLASKAQQLGEEYSISVELLDESKMDELGMHCLLSVGHGSDQPSYLIVMNYRGGEASEAPHVLLGKGITFDTGGISLKPGPKMDEMKYDMCGAASVFGTMKAICELKPKLNFTAVIAAAENMPSARATKPGDIVKTMSGQTVEILNTDAEGRLVLCDALTYIERFKPKSVVDIATLTGACVVALGSVNSGMYANNEDLAVELKAASQVAADKIWQMPLDEEYQQQLDSNFADIANIGGPEAGSVTAACFLSRFTGAYPWAHLDIAGTAWAGGATKGASGRPVALLTRYLLNKTS; from the coding sequence ATGAATATGGCGTTATTTGATCGTATATCTACAGCGCAAGCGGATTTGCTTGTGGTATTTGTCCCGAGCGAGGGCGACTTCGCCGAGTCCACCGCGTGGGTTGATGAGAATGCCAATGGGCAAATCTCTCAACTACGCGAAACCGGCGTCTTTAAAGGTGGCGTAGCACAAACACTGTTGTTGCCAGGCGTGTCGCAAGATTTTGCGCAAGCGGTTCTGTTAGTTGGGATTGGTAAAGAAGCCCAATTGAGTGATATGCAGGCGCGTAAAATAATCGCGGCCGTAGCCGCTCAAATTAAAGGTTTGCCCTTTGCCTCGGTTGCGGTTGCAAGTGCCGGACTGGTATTGAAAAATCGCTCTCAAGCCGATGTGCTTGCGTTGGTTGCGCAATGGCTAAATGAAGGTTTTTATAACTTCCTTGGCTTTAAAAAAGACGATGCTGAGAAAACGACAAAAGTTAAATCCTTGTTGTTAGAGGGTACAGATGAAGCGGCTTTAGCCATTGGTACGGCCACGGCGAAAGGTTCTGCCTTTGCACGTCAGCTAGGAAACCTGCCTGGTAACGTATGTACGCCAAGTTACTTGGCATCTAAAGCTCAGCAGCTAGGCGAAGAATACAGCATTAGTGTTGAGTTGCTTGATGAAAGTAAAATGGATGAATTAGGCATGCATTGCCTATTGTCCGTGGGTCATGGCAGCGATCAGCCAAGCTACTTGATCGTGATGAACTATCGTGGCGGCGAAGCGAGTGAAGCACCTCATGTCCTGCTCGGTAAAGGGATCACCTTTGATACGGGTGGTATTTCTTTGAAACCGGGTCCAAAAATGGACGAAATGAAGTACGACATGTGTGGCGCTGCTAGCGTTTTTGGCACCATGAAAGCGATTTGTGAGCTAAAGCCAAAGCTTAACTTTACCGCGGTGATTGCCGCCGCTGAAAATATGCCAAGCGCACGCGCAACGAAGCCGGGTGATATTGTGAAAACCATGTCTGGCCAAACGGTAGAGATTTTGAATACCGATGCGGAAGGTCGTTTGGTGCTTTGTGATGCATTAACTTATATCGAACGCTTTAAGCCTAAATCGGTTGTGGATATTGCCACTCTTACCGGTGCTTGTGTGGTTGCCTTGGGTAGCGTTAACTCAGGCATGTACGCGAACAACGAGGATCTAGCAGTAGAGTTGAAAGCAGCCAGCCAAGTCGCAGCCGACAAAATTTGGCAAATGCCACTCGATGAAGAATATCAGCAGCAGTTAGATAGTAATTTTGCTGACATTGCGAACATTGGTGGCCCAGAGGCGGGTTCGGTTACGGCGGCGTGTTTCTTGTCTCGCTTTACGGGCGCTTACCCTTGGGCGCATTTGGACATTGCGGGTACGGCGTGGGCTGGTGGCGCAACCAAAGGCGCCAGTGGTCGTCCTGTTGCCTTATTGACTCGATACCTATTGAATAAAACGTCTTGA
- the lptF gene encoding LPS export ABC transporter permease LptF, translating to MTLRLFRYLAKEVLVSTVGVTLILLLVILSGRISSYLGRIAEGKMTFEFLFVILGYHIPSFVQMILPLAFFLSLLMAFGRLYIENEMSVLFSSGISKVKLAGYTLGIACMVGTVSAAINFWIAPASEYRAAEASQAQSQLSAFDFLIPGRFEGSGQRTTYVDSFTPNEGWMEQIFISDVVRKKDQNIPTQTLAAYAEQIRISSEGNQNYLVFKDGTRYEGKPGTASYRITNFDTYAVRMASQDSSPIDEPYTLSTLDLIKSPQLKDKVELQWRISLVVMVPILAIIGLSLSQVNPRQGRFFKMLPAILLMIVYIALLIWGRTGLEKGKLPIQLGLWWIHGIFIIIAALLFAQYNQIFERRKANISNTADRTPKATDTDGRSI from the coding sequence GTGACTTTGAGACTATTCAGATACTTAGCGAAAGAAGTGCTTGTGTCAACCGTTGGCGTGACGCTTATTTTACTACTTGTCATACTAAGTGGCCGCATTTCCTCCTATTTAGGCCGTATCGCCGAAGGAAAAATGACCTTCGAATTTCTATTCGTTATTCTGGGCTACCATATTCCTAGCTTCGTCCAAATGATCTTACCCTTGGCATTTTTTCTCTCACTGCTGATGGCATTTGGACGTTTGTACATAGAAAACGAAATGTCGGTGCTTTTTTCCAGCGGCATTAGCAAAGTCAAACTCGCAGGTTACACCCTTGGCATCGCCTGCATGGTGGGCACAGTGAGCGCCGCCATTAACTTCTGGATAGCGCCAGCCAGCGAATATCGCGCAGCAGAGGCATCGCAAGCGCAAAGCCAACTGTCTGCTTTTGACTTCTTAATACCCGGCCGCTTTGAAGGCAGCGGACAACGCACCACCTATGTTGACAGCTTCACCCCAAACGAAGGCTGGATGGAACAAATCTTTATTTCAGACGTGGTGCGTAAAAAAGACCAAAATATTCCCACACAAACCTTGGCCGCCTATGCAGAGCAAATACGCATCAGCTCCGAAGGCAACCAAAACTACTTGGTGTTTAAAGATGGCACTCGATACGAAGGCAAACCCGGCACAGCCAGCTACCGCATCACAAATTTTGATACCTATGCAGTTCGCATGGCAAGCCAAGACAGCAGCCCGATAGACGAGCCCTATACACTAAGCACACTCGACCTAATAAAAAGCCCCCAGCTGAAAGACAAAGTCGAGCTGCAATGGCGTATTTCATTAGTCGTTATGGTGCCAATTCTGGCCATTATTGGTTTATCACTGAGCCAAGTAAACCCAAGACAAGGGCGTTTTTTTAAGATGCTTCCTGCTATTTTATTAATGATTGTATACATTGCTCTGCTCATCTGGGGGCGAACTGGCTTGGAAAAAGGCAAACTGCCCATTCAGCTTGGTTTGTGGTGGATACACGGTATTTTTATCATTATTGCCGCGCTGCTGTTTGCCCAATACAACCAAATATTTGAACGTCGCAAAGCCAACATTTCCAACACAGCAGACCGCACTCCCAAGGCAACAGACACGGATGGACGTTCGATATGA